In Deltaproteobacteria bacterium, a single genomic region encodes these proteins:
- a CDS encoding DUF4236 domain-containing protein, translating into MPVGRRPWTARVNLSKSGGSLSFGPRGARFTIGPRGKRATVGIDARRPCLAPFGRTCWCVQISYPANLSGNRP; encoded by the coding sequence ATGCCCGTAGGGCGAAGGCCATGGACGGCCCGAGTCAACTTGAGTAAGTCGGGCGGGTCCCTCTCGTTCGGGCCGCGTGGGGCGAGGTTCACCATCGGTCCGAGGGGCAAGCGGGCCACGGTGGGAATTGATGCTCGCCGTCCATGTCTCGCACCCTTTGGGCGCACCTGTTGGTGCGTCCAAATCAGCTATCCTGCCAATTTGTCCGGGAACAGGCCATGA